The window TACATAAAACAAATGAACTGGCTAGTGATGTGCAGAAAAAAGCAGAAGATTTGAACAGTGTTGTGGATGCAGTTAAGGATGTGGGTGAGTCCGTCAAGAAATTCAGTGGTTCTATCCAGTCCATTACCCATTCAATGAACCATCAGCTTGAAGAAAATAAGGATAAAATGGCACAGGTCGTTCAGTGGAGTAATATAATTTTAGAATTAAAGGATAAATGGCAGGAAAGAAAGCATAAGAAAAATACAGAGCGGAAGCTTGAGGAAGGCTATGATTTTAAAAAAGAGAGGGCAAGGTATTAAGGAAAGATATGAGGAGGCATACAAATGGCAGGTAACGAAAGAATGAATTATGAAAAAAAGGATAAGACTGATTCTCGAATAAGTACAAAGGATTTTATCATCGGTTCTCTTATTGGCGCAGCAGTCGGCTCACTAACAGCATTACTATTAGCACCAAAATCTGGTAGGGAAATACGGGATGATTTAAATCATCAAGCCTATCGATTAAGAGAAAAAACCGATCATATTCGCGAGTCTGTTACGATTAAAGGAACAGAATTAACGTCATCAGTCAAGGATAAGACAAGTGCTATTTCTAAAAAAGTGTCAGAGCAGTCAGTTGACCTTGTAAAAAAAGTAAAAGGACAAAAGACTGATGAGGAGGCAGATGCTTCTACAAATCCAGTTGATGAATTATTTGCCCAAAATAATCATTCGGAGTCTGATATTCAGAAAAAGCTCGAGGAAACCAAGCGGGCATTTGATGAGACAGAGAGTAAGTTCAACCCACAATAAACAGAATTAATTCAAGTCGTGTGAGGTTGTCTAGTTAGAGGAAAGCAGAGGAGAAGAAATGATAAAACTACATTCGATCGATGAATTCGAGCGTGTTCTCGAGAAAGAGAATGCTCTCCTAGTCTTGAAGCATAGCATCACATGTCCAATCAGCCTGGCTGCCTATGATGAATATGAAGCATTCACAAAAGAACAACAAGAAGTACCTACATATTATTTAACTGTACAAGAATCACGGCCATTATCCAATTATATTGCCGAGACATTTCAAATCAAGCATGAGTCACCACAGGCGATACTCTTTTCCAATAAGGAACCAGTTTGGCATGCTTCGCATCGGAAGATTACAGTTACAACCTTAACAGAATCAATAAATTAGAAAACAGTAAAAGAGGGTGTCCTATTAAGGAATCCCTCTTTTTGTTTTGAATTTAGTTTTGCGATAGAGGCCAAACAATTTTTAAATCATCGCCGGGCTCTATTTTTCCATAAAAAGTGGTCTGTTGATTATTTCTTAATAAAGTAAAGCGCCCGCTAGCTTTTTGCGGTATATTGACTTGAACATGATTAAATAAATCCTGAAAAATAAAGGGCTCCATTTTTTTTTGTTTGTACACAATCTGGTCCCCGTCTGCAATCACTTCATTTTCTGATAATACCTCTTGATTTCTTGTAAACTCGGTGATTCTTTTCGTCATCGTAAGCGGTTTTCCATTATACGAAACAGGGATGCTTTGTGAAAGAAGAATTTGCTTTACCTCTGCTAGCTCTCTTACTGTTGGCTGTTTTTTATCTTCGATGATTAGGACATCCAAGTGCTCAAAGCTGCTTCCTGGTTTTACCTCTATACCATTTCGAAAAAGCTTGCCGGAAAAAGGAGGAATAAAGGTTTCCTTACCATTAAGATTAAGATGAAACGGACGTAATTTATCAAGCTCAGCTTGGAGATCCAAAGCGGTAAGTAATTGTTCGATGGTTTCTGGAAGCCTGCATTCAATCTGGTCACGATCTGAGATTAATTGTTCACTATTAGCATGAAGTCCATTACAGATAATTTGTGCATGAACCGTGTAGGAAGTTCCATTTATCATGACCGTTTTATGTGGGATACCATCTAGTAGATCTTTAATATAGATAACTGGCTTTTTTCCATCCCGACCGGGAATGACGGTTAACTGATCCTCATGTTCAATGGGATCATCAAGGCTCGATAGGATTCCATTTTTATATAGTAATGGAGCTTCCCCATGCTCGCCTGGAAACGTAATGCTTTGCCCATTGAGGGAAATAATCATGGCCATCCCTGGTTTACCATATAGCTTATTTAATTTTATTCCACTCGCAAGCAGACTGTCGCCGATGGTTAATTGCTTGACTTCAAAAAGTCGGACGGGCTGCTCGTTAACATAGACGGTTCGATAATGGACAGGTGATTTTTGCGCTGTAATGGCAATCCCGATTGGTGTGACTAGCTCTGGTCCTTTGTCAATATGGTCGGCAATGGAAACAGCAGGTATAGCGTTTAAGTCTCTAATGGCGACTCGATTTTCCGGAAGCTGCATTGTTTGTGCGAGCATTGCCGTTATATTGGGGGTTAGGCTGCCACCGCCGACAAGCATAATCGCTTTAGGTGTCTTTTGATTATTTAGACGCAAAATTTCTTCGCAAATGGATTGAGCTAATTTTGCAATCACAGGTGTAATGGTCGTAACCACGTCTTCTCTGGTCATTTCAGTCTCAAAACCGAGTATATCTGTTACGGTAAGGACACCCTCTTTGAGTAATGCTCTTTTGGCTTGTTCTGCTATAGGGAAGTCCAGCAGATATTGATCACTGATCGCTTCGGTCACTTCATCACCGGCAATCGGAACCATTCCATAAGCAATGACGGTTCCCATATCAGTGATCGCAATATCAGAGGTGCCGGCACCAATATCAACAAGGGCAACGTTTAATCTGCGCATGGAAGGCGGGATTAGAACATTGATAGCAGCAATTGGCTCAAGTGTCAAAGCCTCCATTTCTAAATCAGCTCTATGAAGAGCGGCAATTAAGGATTCGACGACAACCCGTGGCAGAAAAGTTGCGATAATTTCAACTGAGGCTTCTGTTCCCTGTTGGTCAATTAAATTGCCAATCTCTTCATGATCAAGCCTATAATGAAGAACAGAATAACCAACACAATAATAATACTGATGGTTTTCAGCATTATGCTGCTTCTCGGCAACAATCGCTTGAGCCTCTTGAACAGCACTTAACTCTAAATGGAGAATGTCTTCTTTTTGAATCATAGGTTTTCCAGCAATCGGAACAGTTACACCAGCGCGCTCAGTTTTTAAGGCTCTCCCGGCAGCTGCTACGTTTACTTTTTTAAGCGGTCCATGTGTTCTTTCAAGCTCCGCTTTAATGTCAGAAATAATCCTAGAAACCGCGACCACATCATGGATTTGTCCATCCAGCATGGCACGGTTTGTATGCTCTTTTATGAGAATATCGATAACCTGGTAGCTTTCTTCGCTAACTTCCTCCAATATAATACCAACAACAGAGCGAGTTCCGATATCTAAGGCAAATAGTTTCTTTTGTTCTTCCAAGAGGATGCACCTTCTTATTGATTTATACAAATTTACTTTAGTGCTTAAAAGCGTCTAAGCAGAAAAGAAATAGTTCGTGACATTGACTGATAATTCATATATAATAACCGTAATCATAAAAAATGTATCACATTTTAGTTAGTCGATAAAGAAGTGTTATTATTTTGTTATCGACAGAGAAGGGGCGGGCACACATGAGTAATAATCAGTTAGATGAATTAAGACAAAAAGTGGAAGAACAAAACCTTCAAATTTTACAATTAATTAATGAGCGGGCTAAAACAGTTCAGGAAATCGGACGTGTAAAGGAAACACAAGGGGTAAACCGTTACGATCCTGTACGCGAACGTCAAATGCTCGACCAAATTATTGAAAATAACCATGGTCCTTTTGAGGATTCAACTATTTTACATTTATTTAAACAAATTTTTAAAGCGGGACTAGAGCTACAGCAGGATGATCATCGTAAAGCACTGCTCGTTTCACGTAAGAAAAAATCAGAAGACACCGTCATCGATCTAAAAGGTGAATTGGTTGGAGCGGGAACCCCTTCCTTTGTTTTCGGACCTTGCTCTGTTGAATCATACGATCAGGTAGCAGCGGTTGCAGCCTCGGTAAAAGCAAAAGGACTTAAGCTTCTTCGTGGCGGGGCTTATAAACCAAGAACTTCTCCGTATGACTTTCAGGGTCTTGGGGTTGAAGGCCTAAAGATATTAAAACGTGTGGCTGATGAATATGATTTGGCTGTGATCAGTGAGATTGTCACACCAACCGACATTGAAACGGCACTTGATTATATCGATGTTATTCAAATCGGGGCCCGTAATATGCAAAACTTCGAATTACTCAAGGCAGCAGGGGCAGTTAACAAACCAGTCCTCTTGAAACGTGGTCTGTCGGCAACGATTGAAGAATTCATTAACGCTGCAGAATACATTATGTCACAGGGAAATGGTCAAATTATTCTTTGTGAACGTGGTATTCGGACATATGAAAAAGCAACAAGAAATACATTAGATATTTCAGCTGTACCTATCTTAAAGCAAGAAACCCATTTACCAGTTATGGTGGATGTGACCCATTCAACGGGCCGCAGAGATTTATTGCTTCCATGTGCAAAAGCAGCTCTAGCAATTGGTGCAGATGGTGTTATGGCTGAAGTTCATCCAGATCCAGCCGTCGCACTTTCTGACTCTGCACAACAAATGGACCTAAAGCAATTTGATGAGTTTTATAATGAAATTCAGAAATCTGTTTTTATAAAAGCATAGCAAGCTAGGTCAAGAAAGCTTTCCACAATAACGTGGAAAGTTTTTCTTTGTGAGACTTGATGGTCAAGAAGAATTCAAAAATGATGAAATGTGAGATAAAAAAACAATTGACATTGCGAGATGTGGCTCTCTATCGTATGATTAATAACAGAAGTAATATTATTGAATTCTTATCATTAATTGGATTAAATTTATTCATTTGACAATTCGTTCGTGAATTTTAGAACAAAGTAATATAATAGAATAAACATCCGAAAAATTGATTATGATTAAGAGCATAAAGGAGTGTTACATATGAATATTACGATATATGATGTTGCTCGAGAAGCTAATGTTTCGATGGCGACTGTATCACGGGTAGTAAATGGCAACCCAAATGTCAAGCCAACAACAAGGAAAAAGGTTTTAGAGGTTATCGATCGTTTAGGTTATCGACCGAATGCGGTGGCAAGAGGGTTGGCAAGTAAGAAAACTACAACGGTTGGGGTGATTATCCCTGATATTTCGAATGTCTTCTTCGCTGAGCTGGCAAGGGGAATTGAAGATATTGCAACCATGTATAAATACAACATTATCTTAAGTAATTCAGACCAAAATAAAGATAAGGAGCTACACCTGTTAAATACAATGCTAGGCAAGCAGGTTGACGGTCTCGTCTTTATGAGTGGAAATGTTACGAAGGAACATGTGGAAGAATTTGAAAAATCACCTGTGCCGATTGTATTGGCGGGTTCTATTGAGGAAACAGAGAAAATACCTTCGGTTAATATTGACCATGAACAGGCGGTATTTGATGCGGTGAGCACATTTATTGAAAAGGGACACAAATCTATTGGGCTGGCAATCGGTCCTTTACATGATCCGATAAATGTTCATAAAAAGCTCGCAGGCTATAAAAGAGCGTTAGCTCATGCTGGTATTGAATATAATGAAGAACTAGTAGCTGAAGGGGACTATACATATGATTCTGGGATTGAGGCTTTTGAAAAGCTTCTTGAAGCAGGTAATCGCCCTACAGCCATAATGGTTGGTTCAGACGAAATGGCCTTGGGTGTTGTTCATGGTGCCCAAGATAAAGGCTTTAGTATCCCTGAGGACTTTGAAGTCATCACCTCAGATAATACAAGATTATCGATGATGGTGCGGCCGCAGCTTACGACGATTGTACAGCCGTTATATGATATTGGCGCTGTAGCGATGCGTTTATTAACAAAGCTAATGAACAAAGAGGAAGTAGACGATTTAATCGTTGTTCTGCCACATCGGATTGAGGTGCGGGATTCAACAAAATAGGCTATAAATTAAAAATAACGGGGGAGTTCAAGCTAGAACTCCCTGTTATTTTATGCTTTTTTTTCTTTTCGAATCGAATATAATGCTTTTTCAAGTGTTTGTTTGTTTTTCTCAGTAATTTCTTCTTTTCTTGGAATGGCTTCATACAAATGCTCATTATCCTCCCAGTTAGTTGGGAGAATCACATCCGATTTTTCCTGCCAACGTGTCACCCATTCCTCTGGAAGAATTCCTGTGTTGGTTTGGTTTTCCGTCATTTCAAACCAAATAGAGGCCCAGGCCCTTGGAACAACTCTCCATATATCGTAGCCTCCGCCACCCACAGCAATCCATCTTCCATCACAAAACTGATGGCTAAGTTCATGGGCAAGCTTTGGAATTTCCTTAAAGGTAGCCATAGTTGAATATAAGTGAGTTAAGGGGTCCAGATAATGAGCATCGACGCCGTTTTGTGTAATAATGATATCTGGTTTGAAAAACTCTGTTACCTCAAAGGCCGCATTTCGATAACAATCCAAAAACGATTCATCCTCAGTGAACGCATCGATTGGAATATTAAAGGAAAAACCATAGCCTGCACCCTGTCCTCTTTCGCTGATATTACCAGTTCCGGGAAATAAATAGCGGCCCGTTTCATGGATCGAAAGTGTACATACATTTGGATCATCATAAAAGGCCCATTGTACCCCATCACCATGGTGTGCATCTGTATCAATATAAAGGACACGGGCTTGATATTTTTCCTGAATATATTTAATCATGACAGAAATATCATTGTACACACAAAAACCGGATGCCTTCCCACGAAAACCATGATGAAGGCCGCCGCTAAGATGCAGAGCATGCCTTGCTTTTCCGCTCATCACATAATCCGCAGCCGTAAGGGCTCCTCCGACTATTAAGGAAGTAACCTCATGCATATTTGGAAAAATTGGCGTATCCTCGGTACCGAAGCCATAGCTTTCAGCAAGTTGGGAGGAAAGCTTCCCATCTCCTGCTAGCTGTACTGCATCGACAAATTGTGGATCGTGAATCAGAATTAATTCCTCTCTTGTTGCTGGTCTTGGTGGTACTATTTGTTTACTATTAATCGCATTACATTTATCTAATAGGTCTAACGTTAATTTCAAGCGCAGTGGACTAAAAGGATGATGTGCATTAAATCGATAGTTTAATAGCTCAGGTGAATAGATAAAGATTGAATCATCATTCATCTTACAATACCCGGTAAATTTGGCCAAAGAACTTGATATCCAGCCTTTTTGATATGCTCTATTAAACTAATAGGGTTAATGGTCTGTGCTCTAATCACAATGATTTTATAGCCTTCATCCTTTTTGTCCTGGTAAATAAGTACGCTTAATATATTAACCTTTAATTCACGAAAGACAGCAGTTATTTCATTCAGAACACCGGCACGATTCGGAGCTTTAATTTCAATTTGCGATGCAGGCTGATTGGCCCCGGTAAGTTCTATCAATGTATGTAATAAATCGGTCTCCGTGATAATTCCAACTAATTTCTTATCCTTTACAATTGGTAGACAGCTTATATGATGTTCATAGAAGATAGCGCCAATTTCCTCCACAAAATCGAGCGGGTGTCCTGTAATCAGGTTGGTTTTCATGATAGTTTTAATCGGTTTCTGAAGGACATCCTTTTGTTCCTCTGGATCGGTTAGAATGGAAGGTGTTGCATCACGGATATCTCGGTCAGATACTAATCCGATTAAATATTGGTCATCTGTGACAATTGGAAGATGTCTGACTTTATGCTGTAGCATGAGTTTCGTTGCTTCTAGGATAGGTTGATCTTGAGTTAGCGTAATAATCCTCGTTTTCATAATTTCTTCGACGATCATGTTAATTTCCCCCTTTTCTACCTATATTTTAATACATAAAACGATTCATGAAACGTAAACTATCAAATTTTTGTATAGATTCTGAATTTACTCGCTTCCCGATTCGTACCATGAGACAGTTGGCAGGATGTGAGCAAATTTCAGGGTCATCTGTGGCGTACCATTCCAGATTTCCAACGTTCATCATTTTCCCCATAATATTACGGTATTCCCAAACATTTAGCCCTGTCCCTTTTAAATCCCAATGCCAATAATATTCAGTTGTAAAAATAATATAGTCCTCCATAGCATCATCCATCATGGAGACGGTTAACAATGCTTCGCCAACCCCAAGACTACGATAATGGGAGCTCACTTCAATTGCCCCTAATTCAATCAGGTTTTCCATTTTTATTTCTGACCAGCGCTCAAGTGGATCAGGGTACAGGAAGGTCACATAGCCGACAATGGTTTTTTCTAATCTTGCAATGATAATTCTTCCTTCTGGTAAACTAGCAATCTCAATGACTGCTTCATGCTGTTTGTTAGGAGGGCGAAAGGCAACAAGACCGGTATCGAATTCAAGTTCTGACAATTGCTCTGGAGACATCGGTCCTTCAACAATTAAAGTGCCAACAGGGGTTGTTAATTCTTTTGAATAGTAAGTTTTTTTATGTTCCATAAATTTTTATTCACCGCCATAAATATTCTTTACCCCTTAATACTCTTCAATAAAAATCGGTGGATAAATCTTTATAAGCTGGGATTAAAAGGAATTAAGGATGTACTAACACCATTATACAATATTTTTAACTAATAAATGTTACCTTAGTCTATTTACATAATTAATTATTTTTGAACATAATAGATAAATATATTTAAAAATTTTTTTAATAAATAATATTTTAAAAATTGAGAAAATTTTAAATTTGTTATATAATAGATTTGAAATTACAAAAAGGAGGAAAAGATAGATGAAATTGGAAGTTTTGCCATCTCTAAAAGGGGACTATAATCTTACTAGTTATGAGGAAGTGTATAATAGTTTTGATTGGCAGGAAACAGAGAAGATGTTTTCTTGGTATGAGACTGGAAAAGTAAATATTGCTTATGAAGCAATCGACAAGCATGCAGAAAGTGTCAGAAAAAACAAGATAGCCTTATATTATCATGAAGGATTAAGAAAAGAGAAATATACGTTTAAGGAAATGAAGGAGCTTTCCAATAAGGCTGGTAATGTTTTCAAACAGTATGCACAAGTTGAAAAGGGAGACCGTGTTTTCATTTTCATGCCAAGATCTCCAGAGTTATATTTCGCTGTTTTAGGAGCGATTAAGCTTGGTGCGATTGTTGGTCCATTATTTGAAGCATTCATGGAAGGTGCTGTACGTGACCGTCTAGAAGACAGTGATGCAAAAGTGATTGTGACTACAAAGGAACTTTTAGCGCGTATACCTGTTGAAGAATTGCCATCATTAAAACATATTTTTGTTGTCGGTGACGATGTAGAAGAAAATGGTCAAATTATCGACTTCAATAAAAAATTGAACGAAGCAAGCACACAGCTTGATATTCAATGGGTTGACCGTACAGATGGGATGCTATTGCATTATACGTCTGGTTCGACTGGAAAACCTAAAGGTGTCTTACATATTCATAATGCAATGATTCAACAATATCAAACAGCTAAATGGGTTCTTGATTTAAAAGAAGAGGATGTATATTGGTGCACGGCTGATCCAGGCTGGGTAACAGGAACAGCCTATGGAATTTTTGGACCGTGGCTGACAGGTACGTCAAATTTAATTGTCGGCGGTCGCTTCAATCCTGAAACATGGTATAAAATGCTTGAGGATTATGGTGTAACCGTTTGGTACAGTGCCCCAACTGCATTCCGTATGTTAATGGGTGCTGGTGATGAAGTGGTTAAGAGATTTGATCTTTCGAATTTAAGACATATTTTAAGTGTTGGTGAGCCATTAAATCCAGAGGTTGTCCGCTGGGGAATGAAGGTATTTGGTTTAAGAATTCACGATACTTGGTGGATGACTGAAACCGGTGCACAGGTCATTTGTAACTATCCTTGCATGGAAGTGAAGCCTGGTTCAATGGGTAAGCCAATTCCAGGTGTAGAAGCAGCCATTGTTGATGATCAAGGAAATGTTCTACCACCTAATCGTATGGGTAACCTAGCGATTAAAAAAGGCTGGCCATCCATGATGTATACGATTTGGAATAACCAAGAAAAGTATGATTCTTACTTTATGCCTGGTGACTGGTATGTATCTGGAGATTCGGCATATATGGATGAAGATGGTTACTTCTGGTTCCAAGGCCGTGTTGATGATGTTATTATGACTGCTGGTGAGCGTGTTGGACCGTTTGAGGTTGAAAGTAAGCTTCTAGAGCATCCAGCGATTGCTGAAGCCGGAGTAATCGGTAAGCCGGATCCTGTCCGTGGAGAAATCATTAAGGCATTTGTTGCCCTTTTAGATGGATATGAGCCATCAGAGGAGCTTATCGAAGATATTCGTCAATTTGTAAAAACAGGACTTGCAGCGCATGCAGCGCCGAGAGAAATCGAGTTCCGTGATAAATTGCCGAAGACAAGAAGTGGTAAGATTATGCGCCGTGTGTTAAAAGCATGGGAGCTAAATTTACCAACAGGTGACCTTTCTACAATGGAAGATTAATGAGACATGAAAAAGCGGGTATCCCATTTATTGGGATACCCGCTTTTAGCTATTGAACAGGAGGTGTTTCAGTACCTTGTTCCCCTGTTTCAGGTTCATTAGGTGGAGTAGCTGGCGGCTGGGTTTCTGTATTCGTTCCATCATCAGGAGCTTCAGAATCAACCGGTGTTGCTGGTGGCTGGCCAACGGTAACTGAGTTAGATGGTGCCGATTCATTTCCGGCGATATCTACGGCAGTGACATAATAGGTACCAGTTCCTGCCTGGAATGAGTAGGAACCATCTACTTGAATCGTCCCAACTCTACTTCCACCATTATAGACCCTATAGCCAACGATATCGTATTCTGAGCTGCCTCCCCATGTAATGGTATTTCCTGAAACGGCAATACCTGGTGCAGAAGGAGGACTTCCGTTATCCTGGAGGCTGGAACTTGGAACAATTGCATTTGCCAAGCCGTTGCTGTACGATGCCAATTGATTTGCTGAAATTCCGAGCATTTTTTGAATCGCAGCAGAGTCTAGGATAACGCCTGTTTGGACAAATTCTGCAGGTGTTGAATCAAGGGCTAAATATTTTTTGCCACCAATTGTAACAAATTTTCCACTATCAAAGCTATGGTCCGATTTAGTAGGAACAAACTTAGCATTGAAGAGATCGGTGCGGACAAGTCCGGCATTTGCACATGCCTCAGTTGCTAAGCCGCCTGATACCGCACAGAAGGTTCTTGTTACAATTCCCTCCGGCATTGGTTGTCTTTCGCTAGGGTCTACCAATTCTGGAGCAATGTCATAGGCTGCATTCATTAAATCTGCCCAAAGATAAATATTTCTTACACCATATGAAAGTCCTTTATAGCTTAGCTCTAATGGTTTTGGTTCATCGTAACCATTCCAAACTCCAAATGAGACATTTGGATTTGTTGCAACAAACCATGAATCCTTGTAATCCTGACCTGTACCTGTTTTCCCTGCCCAGTCAGAGCTGAATTTTAAGCGCCCGTTTAAGGATGTGGCTGTCCCACCGCTAATAACATCTCTTAACAGATCATAGGTTAAATAGGCGGTTTGAGGACTGAAAACCGGTACCGGATTTACTTCATGCTGAAAGATAATATTTCCTTCTTTATCCGTAATTTTTTCAATCATATAAGCATCGATAAATTGACCGCTGTTGGCAAAGGTGCCATAAGCGTTCGTATTTTCTTCAACAGAGACGCCGTTTGTCAGTCCGCCAAGGGCAGCTGAACGGTTCACATAGTCACCCTCTGTTAAAGAGGTAAAGCCCATTTTTTCGAGGTATTGAGCCGGTTTCGTATCAATAATATCCACATATGCTTTAACTGCAGGGATATTGTAGGATCTAGTTAACGCTTCCCTGGCTGTTACAAGCCCATGAGTCCCACCGCCGTAGTTGGTAGGCCAAGGTCTGCTTGACCCAGGATTTAATCTTAATGGCACGTCAGGTAGGATGCTACCTGGAGAAATGGTTCCCTGTTCAAAAGCAGGTGCATAGACAAGCAAGGGCTTCATCGTGGAACCATTCGACCGTTTTGCGCTCGTTGCATGGTTGATCTGCTCACGATGATAATCACGTCCGCCGACAAAACTGATGATTCTACCTGTTTTGTTCTCTATCAAGATGGCTCCAGTTTCTACTGGGTCACTAACCGTCTTTACTTCGCCTGTCTCAGGATCAGTATACGTTTTAGATTTATCGCTTCCATAGTATTGGAAGTTATTTACAACCTCTGTAAATCGGTCATAAATATCCTTATTTATTGTGCTGTGAATTTCATAGCCATTTTGACGGATGTCCCTA of the Bacillus tuaregi genome contains:
- a CDS encoding DUF948 domain-containing protein, whose product is MIIILYLSAALIAIAFFILVIYLSKTLKSVQGTLDNVSKTLSGLEQQLDGVTKETTILLHKTNELASDVQKKAEDLNSVVDAVKDVGESVKKFSGSIQSITHSMNHQLEENKDKMAQVVQWSNIILELKDKWQERKHKKNTERKLEEGYDFKKERARY
- a CDS encoding YtxH domain-containing protein, whose protein sequence is MAGNERMNYEKKDKTDSRISTKDFIIGSLIGAAVGSLTALLLAPKSGREIRDDLNHQAYRLREKTDHIRESVTIKGTELTSSVKDKTSAISKKVSEQSVDLVKKVKGQKTDEEADASTNPVDELFAQNNHSESDIQKKLEETKRAFDETESKFNPQ
- the ytxJ gene encoding bacillithiol system redox-active protein YtxJ, translated to MIKLHSIDEFERVLEKENALLVLKHSITCPISLAAYDEYEAFTKEQQEVPTYYLTVQESRPLSNYIAETFQIKHESPQAILFSNKEPVWHASHRKITVTTLTESIN
- a CDS encoding cell division protein FtsA, which produces MEEQKKLFALDIGTRSVVGIILEEVSEESYQVIDILIKEHTNRAMLDGQIHDVVAVSRIISDIKAELERTHGPLKKVNVAAAGRALKTERAGVTVPIAGKPMIQKEDILHLELSAVQEAQAIVAEKQHNAENHQYYYCVGYSVLHYRLDHEEIGNLIDQQGTEASVEIIATFLPRVVVESLIAALHRADLEMEALTLEPIAAINVLIPPSMRRLNVALVDIGAGTSDIAITDMGTVIAYGMVPIAGDEVTEAISDQYLLDFPIAEQAKRALLKEGVLTVTDILGFETEMTREDVVTTITPVIAKLAQSICEEILRLNNQKTPKAIMLVGGGSLTPNITAMLAQTMQLPENRVAIRDLNAIPAVSIADHIDKGPELVTPIGIAITAQKSPVHYRTVYVNEQPVRLFEVKQLTIGDSLLASGIKLNKLYGKPGMAMIISLNGQSITFPGEHGEAPLLYKNGILSSLDDPIEHEDQLTVIPGRDGKKPVIYIKDLLDGIPHKTVMINGTSYTVHAQIICNGLHANSEQLISDRDQIECRLPETIEQLLTALDLQAELDKLRPFHLNLNGKETFIPPFSGKLFRNGIEVKPGSSFEHLDVLIIEDKKQPTVRELAEVKQILLSQSIPVSYNGKPLTMTKRITEFTRNQEVLSENEVIADGDQIVYKQKKMEPFIFQDLFNHVQVNIPQKASGRFTLLRNNQQTTFYGKIEPGDDLKIVWPLSQN
- a CDS encoding bifunctional 3-deoxy-7-phosphoheptulonate synthase/chorismate mutase, yielding MSNNQLDELRQKVEEQNLQILQLINERAKTVQEIGRVKETQGVNRYDPVRERQMLDQIIENNHGPFEDSTILHLFKQIFKAGLELQQDDHRKALLVSRKKKSEDTVIDLKGELVGAGTPSFVFGPCSVESYDQVAAVAASVKAKGLKLLRGGAYKPRTSPYDFQGLGVEGLKILKRVADEYDLAVISEIVTPTDIETALDYIDVIQIGARNMQNFELLKAAGAVNKPVLLKRGLSATIEEFINAAEYIMSQGNGQIILCERGIRTYEKATRNTLDISAVPILKQETHLPVMVDVTHSTGRRDLLLPCAKAALAIGADGVMAEVHPDPAVALSDSAQQMDLKQFDEFYNEIQKSVFIKA
- the ccpA gene encoding catabolite control protein A yields the protein MNITIYDVAREANVSMATVSRVVNGNPNVKPTTRKKVLEVIDRLGYRPNAVARGLASKKTTTVGVIIPDISNVFFAELARGIEDIATMYKYNIILSNSDQNKDKELHLLNTMLGKQVDGLVFMSGNVTKEHVEEFEKSPVPIVLAGSIEETEKIPSVNIDHEQAVFDAVSTFIEKGHKSIGLAIGPLHDPINVHKKLAGYKRALAHAGIEYNEELVAEGDYTYDSGIEAFEKLLEAGNRPTAIMVGSDEMALGVVHGAQDKGFSIPEDFEVITSDNTRLSMMVRPQLTTIVQPLYDIGAVAMRLLTKLMNKEEVDDLIVVLPHRIEVRDSTK
- a CDS encoding acetoin utilization protein AcuC, with the translated sequence MNDDSIFIYSPELLNYRFNAHHPFSPLRLKLTLDLLDKCNAINSKQIVPPRPATREELILIHDPQFVDAVQLAGDGKLSSQLAESYGFGTEDTPIFPNMHEVTSLIVGGALTAADYVMSGKARHALHLSGGLHHGFRGKASGFCVYNDISVMIKYIQEKYQARVLYIDTDAHHGDGVQWAFYDDPNVCTLSIHETGRYLFPGTGNISERGQGAGYGFSFNIPIDAFTEDESFLDCYRNAAFEVTEFFKPDIIITQNGVDAHYLDPLTHLYSTMATFKEIPKLAHELSHQFCDGRWIAVGGGGYDIWRVVPRAWASIWFEMTENQTNTGILPEEWVTRWQEKSDVILPTNWEDNEHLYEAIPRKEEITEKNKQTLEKALYSIRKEKKA
- a CDS encoding acetoin utilization AcuB family protein, whose protein sequence is MIVEEIMKTRIITLTQDQPILEATKLMLQHKVRHLPIVTDDQYLIGLVSDRDIRDATPSILTDPEEQKDVLQKPIKTIMKTNLITGHPLDFVEEIGAIFYEHHISCLPIVKDKKLVGIITETDLLHTLIELTGANQPASQIEIKAPNRAGVLNEITAVFRELKVNILSVLIYQDKKDEGYKIIVIRAQTINPISLIEHIKKAGYQVLWPNLPGIVR
- a CDS encoding GNAT family N-acetyltransferase: MEHKKTYYSKELTTPVGTLIVEGPMSPEQLSELEFDTGLVAFRPPNKQHEAVIEIASLPEGRIIIARLEKTIVGYVTFLYPDPLERWSEIKMENLIELGAIEVSSHYRSLGVGEALLTVSMMDDAMEDYIIFTTEYYWHWDLKGTGLNVWEYRNIMGKMMNVGNLEWYATDDPEICSHPANCLMVRIGKRVNSESIQKFDSLRFMNRFMY